One segment of Miscanthus floridulus cultivar M001 unplaced genomic scaffold, ASM1932011v1 fs_206_1_2, whole genome shotgun sequence DNA contains the following:
- the LOC136530793 gene encoding phospho-2-dehydro-3-deoxyheptonate aldolase 1, chloroplastic-like encodes MPLAPSTPALPPNPALPSPWRGRGGRGALLRPRAVRAAPRPPSQWSVGSWRGRPALQQPEYPDKADLDEVLRTVEAFPPIVFAGEARTLEERLAEAAVGRAFLLQGGDCAESFKEFNANNIRDTFRVLLQMSVVLMFGGQMPVVKVGRMAGQFAKPRSDGFEERDGVKLPSYRGDNINGDAFDEKSRLPDPHRMISAYSQSAATLNLLRAFATGGYAAMQRVTQWNLDFTEHSEQGDRYMELAHRVDEALGFMSAAGLTLDHPIMTTTEFWTSHECLLLPYEQALTREDSTSGLYYDCSAHFLWVGERTRQLDGAHVEFLRGIANPLGIKVSDKMDPAELVRLIDILNPENRAGRITIITRMGPENMRVKLPHLIRAVRGAGQIVTWVTDPMHGNTMKAPCGLKTRSFDRILAEVRAFFDVHEQEGSHPGGVHLEMTGQNVTECIGGSRTVTFDDLGSRYHTHCDPRLNASQSLEMAFIIAERLRKRRIASSPLYTNQLGSIRL; translated from the exons ATGCCACTCGCGCCATCAACCCCCGCGCTGCCGCCCAACCCGGCCCTCCCCTCGCCGTGGCGGGGCCGGGGCGGCCGCGGGGCGCTCCTCCGCCCCCGCGCCGTCCGCGCGGCGCCGCGGCCACCGAGCCAGTGGTCCGTCGGGAGCTGGCGGGGCCGCCCGGCGCTGCAGCAGCCCGAGTACCCGGACAAGGCGGACCTGGACGAGGTGCTGCGGACGGTGGAGGCGTTCCCGCCCATCGTCTTCGCCGGCGAGGCGCGCACCCTCGAGGAGCGCCTCGCGGAGGCCGCCGTCGGCCGGGCCTTCCTCCTCCAGGGCGGCGACTGCGCCGAGAGCTTCAAGGAGTTCAACGCTAACAACATCAGGGATACCTTCCGCGTCCTCCTGCAAATGTCCGTCGTGCTCATGTTCGGAGGCCAGATGCCTGTCGTCAAG GTGGGAAGAATGGCAGGTCAGTTTGCAAAGCCAAGATCAGATGGTTTTGAGGAGCGGGATGGAGTGAAGTTGCCAAGCTATAGAGGGGACAATATCAATGGGGATGCATTCGATGAGAAGTCAAGATTGCCAGATCCACACCGCATGATAAGTGCCTACTCACAGTCTGCAGCAACGCTGAATCTGCTGCGGGCGTTCGCAACTGGAGGTTATGCTGCAATGCAGAGGGTAACGCAATGGAACCTTGATTTCACAGAGCATAGTGAACAAGGGGATAG GTACATGGAATTGGCTCACCGAGTTGACGAAGCTTTGGGGTTCATGTCAGCTGCTGGACTCACTTTAGATCACCCTATAATGACAACAACAGAATTCTGGACGTCACATGAGTGCCTTCTTCTGCCTTATGAGCAAGCACTCACACGTGAAGACTCCACCAGTGGCCTCTATTACGACTGCTCTGCCCACTTCCTATGGGTCGGAGAGCGCACTCGCCAGCTTGATGGTGCTCATGTGGAGTTCCTTCGAGGCATTGCCAACCCTCTTGGTATCAAG GTTAGTGACAAGATGGACCCAGCAGAACTTGTGCGGTTGATTGATATATTGAATCCCGAAAACAGGGCTGGGAGAATAACCATCATCACAAGAATGGGACCTGAAAACATGAGGGTGAAACTTCCACACCTGATACGCGCTGTCCGTGGGGCCGGCCAGATAGTAACATGGGTTACTGACCCAATGCATGGGAACACCATGAAGGCCCCTTGCGGACTCAAAACCCGCTCATTCGACAGAATTTTG GCTGAGGTGCGTGCGTTCTTTGATGTCCACGAACAAGAAGGGAGCCACCCTGGAGGAGTGCATCTAGAGATGACTGGACAAAATGTTACAGAGTGCATTGGAGGGTCACGTACCGTGACATTTGATGATCTGGGCTCACGCTACCACACGCACTGTGACCCAAGGCTCAACGCCTCACAGTCTCTGGAGATGGCATTCATCATCGCAGAGCGCCTTAGGAAAAGGAGGATTGCCTCGTCGCCTTTGTACACGAACCAGCTGGGTTCGATTCGTCTGTGA